The region AACTCCTCTTCCACACACGTAGCAGAAAGCCAGTGTCACGTTGCTCTGGCGGGAACGGGATGGGATGTTCGGGGATGGGGATGGCACCCTCTGTCAGTGGCAGCCGCATGATTTCACCACCATGTTGCGGTGCTTCTTGAGGATGACGTTGTTGTTGCTGTCATAGTAGAGGACAGAGGTGGCGCTGAGCTTCGTGGGGGCACAGCATGCCTTGGGCACAGCCTCGGGCTTCATAAGGTGGACCTGGGGGATGGATGAAGCCCGTGAGCGCTGGCAGAACGTGGCTCCgggcagaagaaaaagcatcaaACCAACTCTGAATTGCTAAAAAACTGGGTGAATGGGGAGgttatttccagcttttttgcaaaaatatttattctaaacCCTGGGCAGTCCTTGCTGCCGTTTATATTGGATCAGGGCTTGTGGCAGTGCATGGGCCAGGCAGCCCCTTCATTAATCTGGGGTTTCTGGGCCCTTTTCTCACTGTAAATAGgcaaaaggcttttaaaaaaataaaaatcaggcaGCACAAGTCTCACTCCTGCGTGGGTGGGGGGTGCTGGATGCTGTTGCAATAGAGATTCTCCTTTGGGGCTCGGTGCTGCCCCAAATTTAACATATTGCAGTAAAATCTTAAGTACACAAGACCTTTCTGAACACAGAAAGGTTTCCTTCCCTGCTCAGGCCACGCATTATCCCAGTAATTCCCCGTACGGCGTAAGCTGGGAGGTTCACAGGCTGCCGGATGCGCGCAGCCCTCGCCGGCTTTACCCGACATGTGCGATTAATTTATTGCAGGGGCAGCCGAGCTCTCCTAGTTCGGAAGTCCGGTGTTTTTGCTGTCAAACCCTGCTATTTGCAGCACCGGCTGGGGCTGGCACAGCTCCCCGGCCGCGTTTGCCCCAGCGCTTCCCAGAAGGGCCGGATCCGAGTGCCAGGTGATTCACATCCTGCCCAAACGGCTCCATTTTGGGAAAAGTGTTGGGTTTAGGGGCGATGGGTGGGTGTAGGGAGGGAAGGGGACCCCTCCCTGCCACTGCCAGGACCGTGCCCAGCCCCGGACAGGGCCTCTGGCAGCTTTGTCAATGCAAAAATTAAACCCCGCTAGGCAACACCTTCAAAGGCTCGGCCGAGGACTCAGCGCTCCCTGTAATTAGCCACGAACACCGGAGCCGGTGTGACTCTGCCATTGGGAAATCAAACACTCACAGGGCAGGAAATTCCAGAAATTAAAGCACTGGCTGGGATGCAGGGTGGGTTTGGGAAAAACGGGGCATTAAAGCCTTCCTGCTTAGAATATGCTGAGCCCAATGTTTGGGCGCTGAGCCAGAGCGGTGCTTCGTGGGGCCTCGGATGAAACCCTCACGCACAGCTGGCGAGGAGGATGCACAGGCGACACGGTGCCTTCGCCCGCCAGCTGACACGGCAGCACCCATCCAGATGTGCACGTGCCCACCGATGCTTTACTGGGAGCTGGAGCTAAACTGCACCCTCTGACCTAAACACCCTCAAACGCAGGCGTGCCCAGCCCCAAATCCAGCTCTCCACTGGGACACGCCAGTCCCACAGCTGCTCCCCCCGGGCCCCCAGCATCCCCGCTGGGGCTGCCACTGCGGATCGCACTGACCAGGGACTGCAGGATGGCATGGTTGGTGGCGTTCATGCAGGAGTCCAGGGGGAAGGCGCACTCCCCCTCACAGTAGTAGGCTGAGTACCCCTGCGGGGCAATCACCcagtcctggaaaaaaaaaagatttaaaaatagggTTTACACTGGTTATGCCATGGGCTTCATACTTTCTGCGCCCCTTCATCCATTCCCCACCTGCAAAAACcacccagccagctcctccccagGTGTCCATAACAGCAGCaagggtttattttgtttttttttcagactgagcCACGAGTTGTGCAGGGTCACTGGTGGGATGCAGGGCTGTGGCAGTTCAGGTTTGCCTTCCCAGCTCCCAGGacggggctgcagcagctcccggCTGCCCTGCACTGCTCCCACGGCTGCAGATCGCTTCACGGGCAGGAgaagctgggctgggggggaggaTGATGGGGTctgggggtttggttttctttttttttttgcatttacttcTCCCGGTAGACAAGTACCAGCCAGCCGAGGTCCTGAAAGCTGACGTAGAGCTCGTGGCGCCGGCAGACCTGCCGCCCGTCCGTGGCATGGACATCGTCTGTGGGAGAGGGGACAGGCAGCATCAACCCCATGACGCCAGCATCCCGaccaccccccacccagctgcagccaccccTGCTCAAAGGTGGCACCGAACAGCCCGTGTGCTCGGGGTTAGTTGGAAGAACAACAGAAGAGGCGCCTCTGTCATTGCACAAATGGAAAAGAAGCTTCAGACCAGGCTGAAATTTATTGCTCCGACACCAGCACGAGGGGATTCAGCCTGGGAAGGGCTAAACCCCAGTTCTGCTCATGGCAGAGTTGGCTTCAAGGGCTTCCCAAGCTAAGCGAGTTCAGGAGAGCTGGGGCTTCTCGCTCCTCTCCCACCTGAGTGACTTCCCAGGGCCGCGACACCCTCCCAGGGTGATGATGCCCTCCCAGGGTGGCTTCAAAACCAAGGGCAACGATGCAAAAAGGCCATTATTCAGATACCCCAAAACTCTACAAAACACCATCCCCTTGAGGGCACCCGCCCCAGACCCACTGTACCTCCCAAACTGCAAATCACCCCAATCCTAAAAACCCAGAGCTCTTCGCTCTGCTCCCCTGGGCTGCATTTCTGGGTCAAAACTGGGATTTCTTGCAAGACAAAGCAGTAACAAAACGTCCCTTGATCACGGCAACAGCAGAGCCCATTTTATTTGATAGGGGTTGTTTTTCGCCCCGCAGGTTCTTACCAAAAATTCCCGGCAGCTTGTTTGGATGCGGGAGGTCGTTCGTTTTCTTGGGCTGCCGCCTCCTCGGGGGCTTGGCCGCCCGTGTAACCCGCGCGGGGCTGGGGCTCGCCCGGAAAAATGTCACCATGAAGGGCTGCTTGGAGCGGGGTCCCCGGCGCCCCAGCAGCCCCGCCGAGCCTGGGTCGACGCTGTGCCCTGCAGGGATGGGACCACGCACTGGTTTGCTTTCAGCATGATTTCATTCAGTtaaagcagggaggagggggggaaaaccCCAGAAGGAAATTTGCAGCTGAGAGCTGTGGTTTCAGCCCCCCCCTCAAGTGGATggacccccccccgcccctcaggggctcctgctctgctggtCCCCACACGCCGGGGCGGTTGTATGATGGGCTACTCACAGAGGTGGTGCAGCCTCATCCTGCATGGCCACGACCACGCGATGGTCCCATAGAGCGATTCAGGGAGAAAAGCCAAGTGAGACCCACGCAActgatttttctcccttcatCTCTAGGGAGGAAAGCTCagccaggagggaaggggatggaTGGGGCATCAACGGCTGCGCTTTCTCCCTACAAGGGAGCGGAGATGCTTTGTGTGCCTGCGCACCTGCAAAAGGCACCTTTTAACCTTTGGTGAGAAGAGGGTTAATCCTCCAGCACACACCCAAGGATCCTCCAGGTAAGGAGTTCATTAAGTGCTAATGGAGTTATTACAGCCCACACCAGGAAGCCTATCAGCATGAAGGCCTTTGGGAGGCTTCCCTGCAaccccagtgctgccagcttCTAGCGCCTGCTGTTCTCCATCACAGCTGGAAATGTAAAATTGCTGCCTGCCATGGTACCGAGAGGGGAGATAAGAGGGCTCCAATTCCTGGAGATTTGACCCCAAAAGCTGCGGGTAGGCTGGGCAGGCTTACCATCATCCGTCTCCACATAGAGTCGCAACCCCAGGTTGTATTTCCGATCCACTAACCAGTGGTTGCTGGCAGCCGTGACATCAAACACCAGCCAGCCCTCGGTCCCGGCACGCAAGTCCTGGACATCCAGCAGGAACAGGTCAGACTCCCTGTGGAGACGGGGAAAAAGAACCTGAGCAGGTGAGTAATGGTACCCACAGAGCACCAGCACCAGCGATTATTCATGGAAATGAGTCCTCGGTGCCTGTGTCCATACAGGTCCTGGTGCAGCAGGGTCAGGACGGAGGCTCCCAGTGCCTCTGGCTATGCCGCACATGATGGTGGCACCTTGGCAGCTGCCCTGGGAAAAGCATCATCCCAGCGCCAGCCGAAAAAGCCAAGGTGAGACATTGTCCAGTGAGAAAGCGTGGGAACAGCCGGGCACGGCAGTGCTGCTTCCCTCAAGCGTTTGCGTGGTGGTGGGAAGGGAAAGTGCCAGGGCTGGTGCTCACCGGGGGGGCCCATCCCCACCTTCATCCCCGTCCCTGTCTCCATCCCTGTCCCTACCCTCTTAATTCCCATCCCCATTCCTGTCTCCACCCTCATATACATCCGCGTCTCCTTCCTCGTCCCCGTCCTTGCCCCTGCCTccacccccatcccatccctgtccccatcaccTGTTGGAGTGCTCGGCGGCGATCTCGTAGATGCTGACGTGGAGGGTGTTGTTGGCATGGCGGGTGACACCCCGCGCCTTGTAGATGCGAAACTCGGCGGCCGTCACCGACTCGCCCGTGGGCACCTGGGTCAGGTCGAATCTGAACTCCTTCCAGTACGGCTTCGGCGAGAAGATGTCCCGGTCCTGCTCGACTGCGGAGCAAAGGGGTcagggagggctgtgctgggccgTCACCGTGCCAATGACCACCCTGACGGgctgaccagagcctgcagctccCCGCTGAGTCCCACCGACCCGATTTGCCCCCGATTTGGGGGCAGATCCGGCTGGCTCCAGGCCCCTCACCCCGCTGAGctcttggctgctgctgcaaattCCCATCTCGCCTCTCCCAAGAGTTTTAATCTTGATGCAGCTCCCCTGTTTTTGCACAATGCCCCcaaaatttatttcactgtaaaCCCGCCAGCCTCCCAGCCCTCtttctttattattaattagaaaaaaaactatGAAAAGCATGAAGGCTTGGCTATGGTGGTGCACAGAGAAGCTGCCCCTCGTGCTGTGATTTAGGGCCTGCAGCCCTTTGCACTTCTCCAAAGGGTGAAAAACCCACCCAAAGCCCCAAGTTCTGGGGGGTTGGTGGGACTGCCTGGAGCAGAAATTAGGGTTTTTGCAAGCTTTTCTGGTTGCAGGTGCTTGGGGAACAAAATCTGGACAGTCTGGGGCTCACTGGGGCCACCGCCGGGCGTCACAGGTCCCCTCTCCCTGCCGGCTTCGGGCTCCTGAAACGTAAAGATTTTCAGACTATGGGAGACGGAGGCAGAGGGACTGTCAGGTCATGGCTCTGTAAAAACAAACCCTcactttttactgaaaataccTACTTTCTGCAGAAATCTAGTGCAtgttgggaaaggaaaaatctggtggtgtttttttttattaagtccATACAGGAAAAAACGCCGTCTTTCTTTACGGTAATGCAGCCCCTCACAGTTTCTCtaatatgtaattattttctgcaaattgttttttaaaaatattccaggcTGCCATGACTGAACACAATTAAAGTGATTAAAAGCTCCTCCTGCTTCAGGCACAAAAGCAACGTAACAAATC is a window of Phalacrocorax aristotelis chromosome 20, bGulAri2.1, whole genome shotgun sequence DNA encoding:
- the BMP8A gene encoding bone morphogenetic protein 8A, which translates into the protein MGPGRGAAAGRGPLGALALLWAAAVLCQLGSGSVLRRRLHAAGFLQRRLSGGERRDVQREILAVLGLPGRPRPRTPAAARAPAAAAPLFMLDLYHAVAGEEEAEEEEEEAAVSRPVLTGLSTQSPPPGSVVSRADTVVSLVNMVEQDRDIFSPKPYWKEFRFDLTQVPTGESVTAAEFRIYKARGVTRHANNTLHVSIYEIAAEHSNRESDLFLLDVQDLRAGTEGWLVFDVTAASNHWLVDRKYNLGLRLYVETDDGHSVDPGSAGLLGRRGPRSKQPFMVTFFRASPSPARVTRAAKPPRRRQPKKTNDLPHPNKLPGIFDDVHATDGRQVCRRHELYVSFQDLGWLDWVIAPQGYSAYYCEGECAFPLDSCMNATNHAILQSLVHLMKPEAVPKACCAPTKLSATSVLYYDSNNNVILKKHRNMVVKSCGCH